The Candidatus Nealsonbacteria bacterium genome includes the window TTGTATGGCCTTGATCTTGAGAAATCCAATCCTTCTTTCAGAGTGTATTTTAACAAGTGCCAATTAATGAATTCTGTCCCGTTATCTGAATGAATCTCTTTCCAAGAAAAAGGATATCTGCTTCTAATCTTCTGTAGGCCCTGAAAGGTTCTTTCTTGTCCCTTTCCCATAACAGCTTCTCCTTCCCACCATCCGGAAGATATATCTGTGATAGACAAGGTATTTATGAATTCTCCAGCAGCTGATTGTCCACAGTGTTCTACTAAGTCAATCTGAATATTTCCCAAAACAGATCTGTTTTGTTCTTCAAATATCTTTACCGGTATCTTCTGGTAGAGCAAGGGATGTCTCTTGCGATGGTATTTTCTTCTCATTCTTTCAATTTCTTTCTGGTGTTTCAGTTTTCTGTCTATGGTAGCAGAACCCATTTTTTTCAACTTGCCTGCTACAACATCTGAACATTTCAGTTCGCCGAGTATTCTTAACTTGTCCGTCTCTGTATCCAGTAAGGACACTAGTCTCTGTCCACAGGGATAATCGAATATTTCCCACATTCTGACTAAGGCTGGCTTAACAGAATTGTCATAATACTGTTTTCTTCTTTTCCTTTCAGAAGCATTCTTATCCAGATTGCTTTTAGGGCGTAGTTTTACTACTAGGTATTTTCTATCTAGCTTGGTTCTTTTCTCGGCTTCATTCAACAGATCTCCTCTT containing:
- a CDS encoding transposase family protein, whose protein sequence is MDMQSRNQYLKELRTEYLKTKSKKIRGDLLNEAEKRTKLDRKYLVVKLRPKSNLDKNASERKRRKQYYDNSVKPALVRMWEIFDYPCGQRLVSLLDTETDKLRILGELKCSDVVAGKLKKMGSATIDRKLKHQKEIERMRRKYHRKRHPLLYQKIPVKIFEEQNRSVLGNIQIDLVEHCGQSAAGEFINTLSITDISSGWWEGEAVMGKGQERTFQGLQKIRSRYPFSWKEIHSDNGTEFINWHLLKYTLKEGLDFSRSRPYKKNDNCLVEQKNWTHVKKFVGYSRHDTEEELVTLSNLYRNDLRLYKNFFQPVIKLISKERIGGRIHRKYDTPKTPYHRLLGSSEITKKKKQELKEIYQSLNPAQLKRTIDERLKELHKINQKVDVKKKISVIQLNDLTQVDIIHLNLSN